In Lemur catta isolate mLemCat1 chromosome 1, mLemCat1.pri, whole genome shotgun sequence, one DNA window encodes the following:
- the LOC123642905 gene encoding small ubiquitin-related modifier 2-like, with amino-acid sequence MTDQQIPLVIAIRMHSRFQATKKPGTFFEAAAKETPELTVADRKAKEGVKTENNGYINLKMVGQESSMVQFKFNRHIPLNKLMKAYYEQQSLSVKQVRFQFDGQPVNEVDIPAQLEVEFEDIIDVFQQQTGGVYYKGNMLFIPEFHSHRPGIHSQLENYNLVVLKLVVIECIVVAT; translated from the exons ATGACTGACCAGCAGATCCCTCTTGTCATAGCTATTAGAATGCATTCAAGGTTTCAGGCaacaaaaaa ACCTGGTACCTTTTTTGAAGCAGCAGCTAAGGAGACTCCAGAACTCACTGTGGCTGACAGAAAGGCCAAAGAAGGAGTCAAGACTGAGAACAATGGTTATATTAATCTGAAGATGGTGGGGCAGGAGAGTTCTATGGTGCAGTTTAAGTTCAACAGGCATATACCACTTAATAAACTAATGAAAGCCTATTATGAACAACAGAGTTTATCAGTGAAGCAGGTCAGATTCCAATTTGATGGGCAGCCAGTTAATGAGGTAGACATACCTGCACAGTTGGAAGTGGagtttgaagatataattgatgTGTTCCAGCAGCAGACAGGAGGTGTCTACTACAAAGGGAACATGCTATTCATTCCAGAATTCCATTCCCACAGGCCAGGAATACATTCTCAGTTAGAGAACTACAACTTGGTTGTACT GAAGTTAGTGGTGATTGAATGTATTGTGGTAGCAACTTGA